Proteins from one Planctomyces sp. SH-PL62 genomic window:
- a CDS encoding sugar phosphate isomerase/epimerase family protein, whose translation MQRLNIDRRGFLAAVGGVAAGAALRGPSALAADAPKWKRAFMLGGLTKGPVLPTFKLLKEAGFEGVELISPNELDLKEVLAARDETGLVIHGVSGGRHWSDPLSDPDPAVVERGVEAIKQEFLDCKAYGGTTVLVVPAVVNKNVSYRQAWERSQAQIRKLIPLAEEAGVKIAVEEVWNKFLLSPIEFARYIDEFESPTVGAYFDVGNIVEYAYPQEWIRELGKRILKIHIKEYAKPKRFGYPLGEGEIDWPEVKQALVDVGYEGWITAEVGFGDLDAMKDVVARMNRLLFS comes from the coding sequence ATGCAGAGGCTCAACATCGACCGACGAGGATTCCTGGCGGCCGTCGGCGGCGTCGCGGCGGGCGCGGCGCTCCGCGGCCCTTCGGCGCTCGCGGCCGACGCCCCCAAATGGAAGCGAGCCTTCATGCTCGGCGGCCTCACCAAGGGCCCCGTGCTCCCCACCTTCAAGCTGCTCAAGGAGGCCGGTTTCGAGGGCGTCGAGCTGATCAGCCCCAACGAGCTCGACCTGAAGGAAGTCCTCGCCGCCCGCGACGAGACGGGCCTGGTCATCCACGGAGTCAGCGGCGGCCGACACTGGTCCGACCCCCTCTCCGACCCCGATCCGGCCGTCGTCGAGCGTGGCGTGGAGGCCATCAAGCAGGAGTTCCTGGACTGCAAGGCGTACGGCGGGACCACGGTCCTGGTCGTCCCGGCCGTCGTCAACAAGAACGTCTCGTACCGCCAGGCGTGGGAGCGGTCCCAGGCCCAGATCCGCAAGCTCATCCCGCTGGCCGAGGAGGCCGGGGTCAAGATCGCCGTCGAGGAGGTCTGGAACAAGTTCCTCCTCAGCCCGATCGAGTTCGCCCGCTACATCGACGAATTCGAGAGCCCGACCGTCGGCGCGTATTTCGACGTGGGCAACATCGTCGAGTACGCCTACCCCCAGGAATGGATCCGCGAGCTCGGCAAGCGGATCCTCAAGATCCACATCAAGGAATACGCCAAGCCCAAGCGGTTCGGCTACCCGCTCGGCGAGGGCGAGATCGACTGGCCGGAGGTCAAGCAGGCCCTCGTCGACGTGGGCTACGAAGGCTGGATCACCGCCGAGGTCGGCTTCGGCGACCTGGACGCCATGAAAGACGTCGTCGCCCGCATGAACCGGCTGTTGTTCAGCTGA
- the gatB gene encoding Asp-tRNA(Asn)/Glu-tRNA(Gln) amidotransferase subunit GatB — protein sequence MSHPYDVVIGLEIHVQLQTESKMFSWCGTEFGLPPNTQTDPVSLGMPGTLPVMNRKAFDLALKTALALHAEIAPFTKWDRKNYYYPDLPKNYQISQYDLPFSLGGWLDIPVRKDGGGGGRCALTRVHLEEDTGKLTHGVGEYSEVDLNRAGIPLLEIVGEPEIRSAADARGCLEELRLTLRYLGVSDCEMQEGSLRCDANINLHIHKDGRTIATPIVEIKNLNSFRAVEKALNYETDRQYRKWEEDGLTITDSPKTTRGWNDAEEVTKPQREKETAADYRYFPEPDLVPVVVDDEWLARIRATIGELPAARRERFQTAFGLSPYDANVLVEQGEDVADYFDAVARETSEYKLASNWIQQDVLRTIKDRKLAIADFPVRPDALADLINRVKRAELNTNQGREVLGRMIETGDPAEKVIELGGYKMVSDSGAIADAVDAALAANPQAIEDLKKGKKKPEAVKGFLRGQVMKQTGGKANPALVGELLEAKLAELLA from the coding sequence ATGAGCCATCCCTACGACGTCGTCATCGGCCTTGAAATCCACGTCCAGCTCCAGACCGAGAGCAAGATGTTCTCGTGGTGCGGCACCGAGTTCGGCCTGCCGCCGAACACGCAGACGGACCCGGTCTCGCTGGGGATGCCGGGGACCTTGCCGGTCATGAACCGCAAGGCCTTCGACCTGGCCCTCAAGACGGCCCTGGCGCTGCACGCCGAGATCGCGCCGTTCACCAAGTGGGACCGCAAGAACTACTACTATCCCGACCTCCCCAAGAACTATCAGATCAGCCAGTACGACCTGCCGTTCTCCCTCGGCGGCTGGCTCGACATCCCCGTCCGCAAGGACGGCGGCGGCGGCGGCCGGTGCGCCCTGACGCGGGTGCACCTTGAAGAAGACACCGGCAAGCTCACCCACGGCGTCGGCGAGTACTCCGAGGTCGACCTCAACCGCGCCGGCATCCCGCTCTTGGAGATCGTCGGCGAGCCCGAGATCCGCTCCGCGGCCGACGCCCGAGGCTGCCTGGAGGAGCTTCGGCTCACGCTCCGCTACCTGGGCGTCTCCGACTGCGAGATGCAGGAAGGGTCGCTCCGCTGCGACGCCAACATCAACCTGCACATCCACAAGGACGGCCGGACGATCGCCACCCCGATCGTCGAGATCAAGAACCTCAACAGCTTCCGGGCCGTCGAGAAGGCCCTGAACTACGAGACCGATCGCCAGTACCGCAAGTGGGAGGAGGACGGCCTCACCATCACGGACTCGCCCAAGACCACCCGGGGCTGGAACGACGCCGAGGAGGTGACGAAGCCCCAGCGCGAGAAGGAGACGGCGGCCGACTACCGCTACTTCCCCGAGCCCGACCTCGTCCCCGTCGTCGTCGACGACGAGTGGCTGGCCCGGATCCGCGCGACCATCGGCGAACTCCCCGCGGCGCGCCGCGAGCGGTTCCAGACGGCGTTCGGCCTCTCCCCCTACGACGCCAACGTCCTCGTCGAGCAAGGCGAGGACGTGGCCGACTACTTCGACGCCGTCGCCAGGGAGACCAGCGAGTACAAGCTGGCGAGCAACTGGATCCAGCAGGACGTGCTTCGCACGATCAAGGACAGGAAGCTGGCGATCGCCGATTTCCCCGTCCGCCCCGACGCCCTGGCCGACCTGATCAACCGCGTCAAGCGCGCCGAGCTGAACACCAACCAGGGCCGCGAGGTCCTCGGCCGGATGATCGAGACCGGCGATCCGGCCGAGAAGGTGATCGAGCTGGGGGGCTACAAGATGGTCTCCGACAGCGGAGCCATAGCCGACGCCGTCGACGCGGCGCTCGCGGCCAACCCCCAGGCCATCGAGGATCTCAAGAAGGGCAAGAAGAAGCCCGAGGCCGTCAAGGGCTTCCTGCGCGGCCAGGTGATGAAGCAGACCGGCGGCAAGGCCAACCCGGCACTCGTGGGCGAGTTGCTGGAAGCCAAGCTCGCCGAACTCCTTGCGTGA